ACTCGCCATATTTAGCATCAAAAATTACTTTTACAAAACCATCTTTTGCTCCGGAAGCACTTGCCTTACCAGATGCAGAGAATGGGAATTTACCTACTTTAATATCGTAACCTGCTGCTTTTGCTGTTTTTTCTGTATAACCAACAGATGCAATTTCTGGAGAACAGTATGTACATCCAGGGATATTGTTATAATTTAAAGGTTCTGGATGATGACCTGCAATTTTCTCTACACAGATAATTCCTTCTGCAGAAGCCACGTGAGCTAAAGCTTGTCCCGGAACGATATCTCCGATTGCATATACACCAGCAACATTTGTTTTGTAAAACTCGTCCACAATGACTTTACCTTTGTCGGTTTTTACGCCAACTTCCTCAAGACCGATGTTTTCGATATTAGCAACAACGCCAACGGCTGATAAAACAACTTCTGCTTCTAAAACTTTGTTTCCAGATTCTGTTTTAACATTTACTTTGCAAAGATCTCCTTTAGTGTCTACCGATTCTACAGAAGACTTTGTCATTACCTCTATGCCTGTTTTTTTGAAAGATCTTACTAATTGCTTAGATACATCCTCGTCTTCTACAGGAACAATGTTGTCCATAAACTCAACAACAGTAACTTTGGTGCCCATTGTTGCATAGAAATAAGCAAACTCCACTCCAATGGCACCAGAACCTACAACAACCATAGATTTAGGAAGTTGTGGAAGAACCATTGCTTCTCTGTATCCTATAATCTTTTTGCCGTCTTGTTTCAGATTTGGTAATTCTCTGGAACGACCTCCTGTAGCAAGAATCGTATGTTTTGCTGTATATTCTTTTGTGGAACCATCAGCAGCTTTTACTTCGATTTTACCACCTTTTTTAATTTTACCATATCCGTTAATAACGTCGATTTTATTTTTCTTCATTAAGAACTGGATACCTTTACTCATACCATCGGCAACGCCGCGGCTTCTTTTTACTATTGCATCAAAATCAGCTTCAGCACCAGCGACCTGTATACCATATTCAGAAGCGTGATTTATATATTCGAATACTTGTGCACTTTTTAATAAAGCTTTTGTAGGTATACATCCCCAGTTTAGACAAATTCCACCAAGAGATTCTTTTTCTACAACCGCAGTTTTGAGACCTAATTGAGATGCTCTGATAGCGGCAACATATCCTCCTGGTCCACTACCTATGACAATAACATCGTAATTCATAATGACTTTGTTTTGGGGCCGAATTTAGCAATTTTTTATTGAAACAATTGGCTAAAAAAATCGGCTGAAGGTGC
This genomic interval from Pseudopedobacter saltans DSM 12145 contains the following:
- the lpdA gene encoding dihydrolipoyl dehydrogenase; this encodes MNYDVIVIGSGPGGYVAAIRASQLGLKTAVVEKESLGGICLNWGCIPTKALLKSAQVFEYINHASEYGIQVAGAEADFDAIVKRSRGVADGMSKGIQFLMKKNKIDVINGYGKIKKGGKIEVKAADGSTKEYTAKHTILATGGRSRELPNLKQDGKKIIGYREAMVLPQLPKSMVVVGSGAIGVEFAYFYATMGTKVTVVEFMDNIVPVEDEDVSKQLVRSFKKTGIEVMTKSSVESVDTKGDLCKVNVKTESGNKVLEAEVVLSAVGVVANIENIGLEEVGVKTDKGKVIVDEFYKTNVAGVYAIGDIVPGQALAHVASAEGIICVEKIAGHHPEPLNYNNIPGCTYCSPEIASVGYTEKTAKAAGYDIKVGKFPFSASGKASASGAKDGFVKVIFDAKYGEFLGAHMIGANVTEMIAEVVVARKLETTGMEIVKSVHPHPTMSEAIMEAAADAYGEVIHL